The proteins below are encoded in one region of Sulfolobus sp. A20:
- a CDS encoding DNA double-strand break repair nuclease NurA has product MNINDILAKINEMANRDIEQLSKLKTFVNLIYDDIVNGSTDINIKFLEAKDNTNHVACSIDGSKYEIELSDITLIIARAVRIIGHLKDNKGIPSSILEDFRIIENYYDKNIISNKSILFMLSLETRLLETCEECDVIFLDGPIVDPPTYYEEDIDLEGIMSLGKLAMYRSLLIKNLLDNRKKIFGIVKNFSHRIMTKKFISNGFSVLSKARESYLVGNIIYRFRLENNEFSKPVFLGWINWDLLMDHNNTLDDLKGISKAYENYKRNLGDFSIYSAYYQYDANSPLARLDVVYRLEPKIEDIKYVNTWAIARTEEITLLNKLADDFSEIKFSEARNYATLFKLMRDNYLDAKDKLIELMMKSKI; this is encoded by the coding sequence TTGAATATAAATGATATTTTGGCTAAGATAAATGAAATGGCTAATAGAGATATAGAACAACTAAGTAAATTAAAGACTTTCGTTAATTTAATATATGATGACATAGTAAATGGTAGTACTGATATAAATATCAAATTTTTAGAAGCTAAAGATAACACGAACCACGTTGCTTGTAGTATTGACGGTAGTAAGTACGAAATTGAATTATCGGATATAACTTTAATTATCGCGAGGGCAGTGAGAATTATCGGACACTTAAAGGATAATAAAGGAATTCCATCAAGTATATTAGAAGATTTTAGAATAATAGAAAATTATTATGATAAAAATATCATTTCTAACAAGTCTATCTTATTTATGTTAAGTCTAGAAACTAGATTACTTGAGACATGTGAAGAGTGTGATGTTATTTTTCTTGATGGTCCTATTGTTGATCCACCTACTTACTATGAAGAGGATATAGATTTAGAGGGGATTATGAGCTTGGGTAAGCTGGCAATGTATAGATCTCTCCTCATAAAAAATCTATTGGATAACCGAAAGAAAATCTTTGGAATAGTTAAGAATTTCTCTCATAGAATTATGACGAAAAAGTTTATCAGTAATGGATTCAGTGTTTTGAGTAAAGCTAGAGAAAGTTACTTGGTAGGAAATATTATATATAGATTTAGATTGGAAAATAATGAATTTAGTAAGCCAGTCTTTCTAGGATGGATCAATTGGGATTTATTGATGGATCATAATAATACATTAGATGACTTAAAGGGAATTTCTAAAGCTTATGAAAATTATAAGAGAAATCTTGGAGACTTTTCAATATACTCGGCTTATTATCAGTATGATGCCAATTCCCCACTAGCAAGATTAGATGTGGTTTATAGATTAGAGCCTAAAATAGAGGATATAAAATATGTAAATACTTGGGCGATAGCGAGAACTGAAGAAATAACGTTACTAAATAAGTTAGCTGATGATTTTTCAGAAATTAAATTCAGTGAAGCTAGAAACTATGCCACATTATTTAAACTAATGAGAGATAATTATTTAGATGCCAAAGACAAGTTAATCGAATTAATGATGAAAAGTAAGATTTAA
- a CDS encoding slipin family protein has protein sequence MAIDIGLIVGLVFLFIIIIIFVAMSFRVVREWERAVVLRLGRFLRIKGPGIIFLIPFVDRPLVVDLRVNTVEVPPQTILTKDNVTVSVDAVVYYKVIDPQKAVISVYNYNVAVLNLAQTSLRDIVGQMELDELLSKREEINRKLQEILDISTEGWGIKVTAVTIRDIRLSQDLLTAMAKQAEAERLRRAKVILSEGERQAASILADASTYYRDNPTALQLRFLETLSDISQRGGLIIVVPAGNEIYPTLGTSVALSTLSKKIQADTKQS, from the coding sequence GTGGCAATTGATATAGGTTTAATTGTAGGTTTGGTGTTTTTGTTCATAATAATAATAATATTTGTAGCGATGTCCTTCAGAGTAGTGAGGGAGTGGGAAAGAGCAGTAGTACTAAGATTAGGAAGATTTCTTAGGATAAAGGGGCCAGGTATTATATTTCTAATACCATTTGTTGATAGACCATTAGTAGTAGACCTAAGAGTTAATACTGTTGAAGTACCTCCACAAACTATATTGACTAAGGATAATGTTACAGTTAGTGTAGACGCAGTGGTATATTACAAAGTAATAGATCCACAAAAAGCTGTAATAAGTGTTTATAATTATAACGTTGCTGTGCTTAATCTAGCTCAAACTTCACTGAGGGATATAGTAGGACAGATGGAATTAGACGAACTGCTAAGTAAGAGGGAAGAAATCAATAGAAAACTTCAAGAAATATTAGACATCAGTACTGAAGGTTGGGGAATTAAAGTAACTGCAGTAACAATAAGGGATATAAGGCTCTCACAAGACCTTCTTACAGCTATGGCTAAACAAGCTGAAGCAGAGAGACTGAGAAGAGCTAAAGTTATATTAAGTGAAGGTGAAAGACAAGCTGCTAGTATATTGGCTGATGCTTCAACATACTATAGAGATAATCCTACAGCTCTTCAATTAAGGTTCCTTGAAACCTTATCTGATATTTCTCAAAGGGGTGGGCTGATAATTGTAGTACCTGCAGGTAACGAAATTTATCCAACATTAGGAACATCAGTGGCATTATCAACATTATCTAAAAAGATACAGGCTGACACTAAACAATCTTAA
- a CDS encoding thermopsin family protease, whose product MYKIIPIIILLLSLLLPLTVQSQALIFSFPTGISSFPINTIIYTNFVQGEINITSLKIGDSYLQGQLLTNGNASLQLNAMILGKYWAQNVILFHQISSNTFYLTLIVNVWNLSGPFYNTTLNDSEVYQGLGIIYYQGPTFKESLPLHISLFMDIVNSTLQFGYDINNHKGIYFTLPIIGLFQIGGFSILGLPNDLELVWGGPGGGSMVYMNVTATTQLYYFNGKSLTIVPNAYSIGFDTAESAYGTKVNTYLRNIFSPLAFESPGINTPNILWPIPPQIKVNQTENKIYVNISINGEPIPDQEVYLETGFPPSVAAKSITNSSGIAEFSYENYSFYEVYFPGNYTLSSAYYYSSPILNSLTTKIQTYYQQLLNFLKSFQNSFKNGIKSVLSKQSPTTTTKQTNNQIGFNMYIIIYILAFVIGMVISAILIRFKL is encoded by the coding sequence ATGTACAAGATTATTCCCATAATAATTCTATTGCTTTCGCTATTACTTCCCTTAACGGTACAATCACAAGCCTTAATATTTTCCTTTCCTACTGGCATATCCAGCTTTCCAATAAATACGATAATTTATACTAATTTTGTTCAAGGGGAGATAAATATTACTAGCTTGAAAATAGGAGATTCGTATTTACAAGGACAGCTTTTGACCAATGGTAACGCGTCCCTACAATTAAATGCAATGATATTAGGCAAATATTGGGCTCAAAACGTGATATTATTTCATCAAATTTCTTCCAATACATTTTACTTAACACTTATAGTAAATGTATGGAATTTAAGCGGCCCGTTTTATAATACAACATTAAACGATTCTGAAGTGTATCAAGGTCTAGGAATAATCTACTATCAAGGACCTACTTTTAAAGAAAGTCTTCCTTTACATATTTCCTTATTTATGGACATAGTTAACTCTACGTTACAATTCGGTTATGATATAAACAACCACAAAGGAATATATTTTACCTTGCCTATAATCGGACTATTTCAGATAGGAGGTTTTTCCATTCTAGGGCTACCAAATGACTTGGAACTAGTATGGGGTGGACCGGGGGGAGGTAGTATGGTATACATGAATGTAACAGCTACAACCCAGCTATACTATTTTAATGGCAAATCATTAACAATAGTCCCTAATGCATACTCGATTGGATTTGATACTGCCGAATCAGCTTATGGAACAAAAGTAAATACATATTTACGCAACATCTTTTCACCACTCGCTTTTGAGTCTCCGGGTATAAACACTCCTAATATATTATGGCCTATTCCTCCCCAGATTAAAGTTAACCAAACCGAGAACAAAATATACGTTAACATCAGCATTAATGGAGAACCTATACCAGATCAAGAGGTATATCTTGAAACAGGTTTTCCTCCCTCAGTCGCTGCTAAATCCATCACTAATTCCTCCGGTATTGCTGAATTTTCATACGAAAATTACTCTTTTTACGAAGTTTATTTTCCCGGTAACTATACTCTGTCTTCAGCCTATTATTACTCCTCACCAATACTTAATTCCTTGACCACAAAGATACAAACTTATTATCAGCAATTATTAAACTTTTTAAAATCATTTCAAAATTCATTTAAAAATGGAATTAAATCCGTACTTTCGAAACAAAGCCCCACAACAACTACAAAACAAACAAATAATCAGATAGGATTTAACATGTATATCATAATCTACATTTTAGCTTTCGTAATTGGTATGGTAATTTCAGCAATATTAATAAGGTTCAAATTATAG
- a CDS encoding NfeD family protein, producing the protein MAHPVAITIIIIVILIAVLVITGYISDPIIDIPSLALLGFLTYRVINVVIKTRGRNLYSYEGKIGKALEDMKVGKEGYVLVEGEYWQAIALEDIKKGEDIVVVKREGLKLIVKKRASRVETDRV; encoded by the coding sequence GTGGCACACCCAGTAGCTATTACAATAATAATCATTGTTATTTTGATAGCTGTGCTTGTGATTACGGGTTATATTTCTGATCCAATAATTGACATTCCTTCGCTAGCCCTCTTAGGATTTCTTACATATAGGGTAATTAATGTTGTAATTAAAACTAGAGGGAGAAATTTGTATTCTTATGAGGGAAAGATAGGCAAAGCATTAGAGGATATGAAGGTGGGAAAAGAGGGTTACGTTTTAGTAGAAGGAGAATATTGGCAGGCAATTGCACTGGAAGATATTAAAAAAGGTGAGGACATAGTTGTTGTTAAAAGGGAAGGATTAAAACTAATAGTGAAGAAGAGGGCGAGTAGAGTTGAGACAGATAGAGTATAG
- a CDS encoding gamma-glutamylcyclotransferase produces MYIFVYGSLRYGFELHHIISKSRFVGLGYIEGYDMYDLGSYPGIIKGDGVVWGEVYEINDELIKFLDEVEDYKGSPDDLYTRQRTRVFFDQKRKYYIDNVFFYKYNREIVDRKEIESGDYSAWIGMPIIVNYFAYAENTNLNVLHSRGVDLILSEIPAYSLGYRMIFNIPCKYGYCANLVEEPNGKICGYLQKVFLHTLNSLDRAEQHLIKYMREVVKVYDKEGKEYFAYAYISSHKEDERDPSNEYVEIIREGLKRGWGNSCISTGLDKYI; encoded by the coding sequence ATGTATATTTTTGTATACGGTAGCCTTAGGTATGGTTTTGAGTTACATCATATCATTTCCAAGTCTAGGTTTGTTGGTTTAGGATACATAGAAGGATACGATATGTATGATTTAGGTAGTTATCCAGGTATTATAAAAGGAGATGGTGTTGTATGGGGCGAAGTGTATGAGATAAATGATGAGTTAATTAAATTTCTTGATGAGGTAGAAGACTACAAGGGTTCTCCTGATGACTTATATACTAGGCAGAGAACTAGGGTTTTCTTCGATCAAAAGAGGAAATATTATATTGATAATGTATTTTTCTATAAGTATAATAGGGAAATAGTAGATAGGAAAGAGATAGAGTCTGGTGACTATTCTGCTTGGATAGGTATGCCTATAATAGTAAACTATTTTGCATACGCAGAGAACACAAATTTAAATGTTCTTCATTCAAGAGGGGTTGACTTAATTTTAAGTGAAATTCCTGCATACTCCCTAGGGTATAGGATGATATTCAATATCCCTTGTAAGTACGGTTATTGCGCAAATTTAGTTGAAGAGCCTAATGGAAAGATTTGTGGCTATTTGCAGAAGGTCTTCCTTCACACTCTAAATTCTTTAGATAGAGCTGAGCAACATTTGATAAAGTATATGAGAGAAGTTGTAAAGGTTTATGATAAAGAGGGGAAAGAGTATTTTGCTTATGCGTATATTTCAAGTCATAAGGAAGATGAAAGAGATCCAAGTAATGAATACGTAGAAATTATAAGAGAAGGTTTAAAGAGAGGTTGGGGTAATAGTTGTATTAGTACGGGTTTAGATAAGTACATATGA
- a CDS encoding lipopolysaccharide assembly protein LapB has protein sequence MLNLDEVYKQYKNGNLNYALKLVNEIIAQNPELREAYSIKGRILMEMGKLDEALDSFMKANDSLGIAKVLIARGLYADALQYLEKGDSDEFKKLRALIYLRLEDFDKAFNEVKEITGNDDPLIYKIKGISEFKLGRFLDAIRDLSRAIEYYPMDAELYLFRALSLKELGDYKEAENDLQVAINLNPYYAEVYFNLGELKERTGSLQDAVTLYSKAIALNPNYRGAYVRRAKSYMKLGMEEEAMSDIERVRELDGS, from the coding sequence ATGTTGAATCTTGATGAAGTATATAAACAATATAAGAACGGAAATTTAAATTACGCTCTTAAACTCGTAAATGAGATAATAGCTCAAAATCCTGAACTGAGAGAAGCTTATTCTATTAAAGGAAGAATTCTGATGGAGATGGGCAAATTAGATGAGGCTCTAGATAGTTTCATGAAAGCTAACGATAGTTTGGGAATAGCCAAAGTTCTAATAGCTAGAGGTCTTTATGCTGATGCACTACAATACCTTGAGAAAGGGGATTCTGACGAATTCAAAAAATTACGGGCATTAATATATTTAAGGCTTGAAGATTTCGATAAGGCATTCAATGAAGTGAAAGAAATAACGGGAAATGATGATCCCTTAATATATAAAATAAAAGGTATTTCTGAGTTTAAGTTAGGTAGATTCCTGGATGCTATAAGGGATCTTAGTAGAGCAATAGAGTATTATCCCATGGATGCCGAATTATATTTGTTTAGGGCTCTATCCCTCAAGGAATTGGGGGATTACAAGGAAGCGGAGAATGATTTACAAGTTGCTATTAATTTAAACCCGTATTATGCTGAAGTCTACTTTAATTTAGGTGAACTAAAAGAAAGAACCGGATCTTTACAAGATGCAGTTACGTTGTATTCTAAGGCTATTGCTTTGAACCCTAACTACAGAGGAGCATACGTGAGAAGAGCTAAAAGTTATATGAAATTAGGTATGGAAGAAGAAGCTATGAGCGATATTGAAAGGGTTAGAGAGCTTGACGGGTCTTAA
- a CDS encoding MFS transporter: MRKKEGLIYIIIIILLSTISARSVNNMISTTIPLLSKYELSMNDETVGLLSASFSLATLIATSLINVFLQSSKRRIAFILSSILVIPILVLFYISNAVTIWLVVPITGILYGFIMPNLVTFASISGYDKKSSERLLNIYSTSLSLSLIIGPILETLLLKSYTYRDIFLLFLPLSLPLAFLSRTVKFPEVKNEVKGFNTLKNKSLIASILAITSYNIPFAVITTFIAIYAKELFNLSSFEAYSVFIPFFTLSFITRFLMSIKPFRDLRRPLLISIMVTIIGIIVVSLAPNYTILLVGMFILGIPHGSIFPISTVMISRGTNIAERNSANSFFLAYNNVLFTISPAIYGYLLYILESNYRLAFMTLLLPVIVSTILLIKVAWKDKVMLG, encoded by the coding sequence GTGAGAAAAAAGGAAGGTCTTATATATATAATCATTATAATATTACTGTCTACGATATCTGCAAGATCAGTAAATAACATGATCTCAACGACTATACCTCTATTATCTAAATATGAGTTAAGTATGAACGATGAAACTGTAGGGTTATTGTCTGCGTCATTCTCACTTGCTACATTAATAGCGACCAGCTTGATCAATGTTTTCTTACAGTCCTCTAAGAGGAGAATAGCTTTCATCCTATCATCTATATTAGTGATACCAATTCTAGTCTTGTTTTATATTTCAAATGCTGTTACGATATGGTTAGTGGTTCCTATTACCGGTATTTTATACGGGTTCATAATGCCAAACTTAGTTACGTTTGCTTCAATTTCAGGTTATGATAAGAAAAGTTCAGAGAGATTACTCAATATATACTCTACAAGTTTAAGTCTTAGTTTAATAATAGGTCCTATTTTAGAAACCTTGTTATTAAAAAGTTATACGTATAGAGATATATTTCTATTGTTCTTACCGTTATCTCTACCTTTGGCTTTCCTTTCAAGAACTGTGAAGTTCCCTGAGGTAAAAAATGAGGTGAAAGGATTCAATACTTTGAAGAATAAGAGTTTAATAGCAAGCATATTAGCAATAACTTCATATAACATACCCTTCGCCGTTATAACTACTTTTATAGCTATATATGCTAAGGAGCTGTTTAATCTATCTAGCTTTGAAGCTTACTCAGTGTTTATACCCTTTTTCACGTTGTCATTCATAACTAGGTTTTTGATGTCGATAAAACCATTCAGAGACCTAAGGAGACCATTACTCATTTCAATAATGGTGACTATTATTGGCATAATAGTGGTCTCGTTAGCTCCTAACTATACCATACTTCTAGTAGGAATGTTTATTTTGGGAATACCTCATGGTTCAATATTCCCCATATCCACAGTAATGATTAGTAGAGGAACAAATATTGCTGAAAGGAATTCAGCCAATTCTTTCTTCTTAGCATATAATAATGTACTTTTCACTATCTCACCTGCAATTTATGGATACTTGTTATATATCCTAGAATCAAATTACCGATTAGCCTTTATGACTTTACTATTACCAGTTATCGTATCTACCATATTACTTATTAAAGTAGCATGGAAGGATAAGGTAATGTTAGGATAA
- a CDS encoding 4a-hydroxytetrahydrobiopterin dehydratase — protein sequence MREISEGEISQLISAGWNLTEDRKKIKKEFRFKNFKQSIDFMKEIQPIADGLNHHPDVCIYYNKVFIELSTHEKGGLTDLDYQLAVKIDDIYKMLS from the coding sequence ATGAGAGAAATCTCGGAAGGAGAAATTAGTCAACTTATATCAGCAGGTTGGAATTTAACTGAAGATAGAAAGAAAATTAAGAAAGAATTCAGATTTAAGAACTTTAAGCAATCTATCGATTTTATGAAAGAAATACAGCCCATAGCTGATGGTCTTAACCATCATCCAGATGTTTGTATATACTATAATAAAGTGTTTATAGAACTTTCAACGCATGAAAAAGGAGGATTAACGGACTTAGATTATCAGTTAGCCGTTAAAATAGATGATATTTATAAAATGTTATCCTAA
- a CDS encoding mechanosensitive ion channel family protein, whose translation MIVVTAQTSISQALSGIATSIIDAIPSIILFVIILLIGYIVGNIVAYSIKTFLGRIFREEHVRASVDIIAGTVKALIILIALSIALSFLQLGSASVYIQDIANYLPKLAGAIVLLTIGLTLVNILVDYMQKQIGSSSSEPLMTAIFNVLRFGLYAAIITVAAALAIFSVIPYVDPYVFYAVILGAVILYAAYSLIDKILVPFASSTPDLAYIANYGRLILYIIVLLIAIAIIVEPFGNVTTIIYALSWGLAIAFAIALIPLVITLVKRFLSEVK comes from the coding sequence ATGATAGTAGTTACTGCGCAAACTTCCATCTCGCAGGCACTATCTGGTATAGCAACTAGTATAATAGACGCCATCCCTTCGATTATCCTATTCGTTATCATTTTGTTAATCGGTTATATAGTTGGAAATATTGTAGCATACTCGATAAAGACCTTCTTAGGAAGGATATTTAGAGAGGAACATGTAAGGGCTAGCGTTGATATAATTGCTGGAACCGTAAAGGCACTAATAATACTAATTGCATTATCTATAGCCTTGTCTTTTCTCCAATTAGGTAGTGCATCAGTCTACATACAAGATATAGCTAACTATTTACCAAAATTGGCTGGTGCTATAGTCTTGCTGACTATAGGTTTGACTTTGGTCAACATCTTAGTAGACTATATGCAAAAGCAAATAGGTTCAAGCTCTTCTGAACCTCTAATGACCGCAATTTTCAATGTTTTAAGATTTGGGTTATACGCAGCTATAATTACAGTAGCAGCTGCATTAGCAATATTCAGTGTAATACCTTATGTTGACCCTTACGTATTCTATGCAGTTATATTGGGTGCAGTAATTCTTTACGCAGCTTATTCATTAATAGATAAAATTTTAGTACCTTTTGCCAGTTCAACACCGGACCTAGCGTATATAGCTAATTACGGGAGACTTATTCTTTACATAATTGTACTTCTGATAGCAATAGCAATTATCGTGGAACCATTTGGAAATGTTACTACTATAATTTATGCATTGTCATGGGGTTTGGCAATAGCTTTCGCTATAGCACTCATACCTTTGGTCATTACCTTGGTTAAAAGATTTCTTTCAGAGGTTAAATGA